TATCTAATTTATTTTCATAGCTTGCCGTTAACCCTTATCGGAAGAGCTATCGCCATACATCCCCCAATTTATCGCTAATACCCGTTGCGCACTGGAATTGATTAACTGTCAGCATTTGAACCTCCGTTAACCCCTTCAATACCTACTCGCCTGCGAACAGAGGAGAAGAGAAGAGCACATTAACGCCGATATATCCGACGAATGCAGACAACGTCCAGCATAATTCCGGCGGAAACGTCCAGCCGAATATCGTGCATATTGCCGTTAGTGTTGGCTGAGCAAAAAACAAAGGATTCCACACATCGCCGCACCGGTGAGCCGGTCACGCCATATGGTTTCCTGTTCCGCGAGGTTGTGAGGGTTGACATAACGAATGCCAGAATTGAGTAGTCGACCTCATTGCGGTGATTTGCCAGCCTGGCGAGCATTCCGCCAGGTTATCAGGTCTGTCCGGGATACCCACCTCTCTTTCAGGCGGCTGCATGTGTTTTTAAAAGGGTAAAGTTCGCCTACCACTACACAGGGAAATCAAGGGGGGAGTTGATTGGCAGGGCCAAAACTGGAATAAAAAAGGTCGCTCTGATGGCGACCTTCTTGAATATAGCGAGGCGGAGTTTGCATCCACTGAGTTTAGTCGGCTTGACGGCTTTAGCTATCTGCTATCTCCTTATAATGCAGATCAGCATGGAAATTTTCATAACCACCAAGAGGCATTAGTCGCCTGATGAAAACACCTCCGCGCATTGTTTTGTTTCCCTGAGTTGTCACTAGACCTGCCTCACACTTCACGTACCAGGCAGGAGCGACTTCGTTACTGACATCACTTTTGCTGGGGCCTAAATAAATTAAAAGCTCAACAATCTTTCCGATGTTTTCTGGGACGTTAGCAGAAACAATCACCGCCAAATCACCGACCTGCAGCTTACTCATCAAAGTTTCCCTATAGCTTAGAAATGTCAGTCTTAAAAAAACACCTCTATTATACAAGGCTTTGAAATAATGAGAATGGCTATCGCTATGAATATAATAAATTCCTATACCCGTATCCAGCCCGGTATCGGCTGTTATCGTTTGTAAGTAAAAGAAAGCTCAAAGTGCTGCAGAAAACATATCAGCTTTGTTATAAAGCCTATGAGCTATCAATCGCATGACACTGCCCTGTTAGGTATCACAACGGTAAAGAGTACCGAGTACATTTAAGCCAAGTCCCTTTAGGGAAGTTCTCTTACCTGTTGTGTAGATAAGAAAAAAAACCGCCGGAGAGAGGTTTAAATAATTAAGTTGTGTGAATTCGTAACCACTCTTAGCACAATACCAGGCTAAATTCGTAATGAATAGCCCCTAAGCAACTTTAGTTGTCTGGCAATACTCGAATCGCCACGGATAATCCAGACACTTTCGAGCCGTTGTGAAGTGGCTCTCAGCTTAACGCGCTCGTGATTGAGCTGGTTATGCTGCCACTACAGTGCTGCTATTTAATTATTGGATGGCGATGGTTGAGATCAATGCCAGTTAATTCTTCCTTGCGCTTGTCATAGTCCCAGCCCGGGTCGGTGAAGACAGTATCAGCACGCTGAAGCTCAGCGACATGCTGAAGAAACATGCCATGTGGTGATCAATGTGCCGGGTCTGCATTGCAGTGATAGCCATATCCATCAACCAGTTAATTATTGCTGACACTTTGTGATTCTACTTTTGCATAAAATTTACACATCACGCTATCGCTATCCGACCCTGTTAAGATTATTCTTAAATCCACCTTCATGTATTAAGTTTGAGGCTATGCCAGTATTACAATTGATATGTCCAGGATGCGGATGTGACCGGTTTACTTCATCTGCAAAATCTTCCAGAGATGAATCCGTTGCCAGTATCCGGTGCGAGAAATGTTCTGCAACGGTTCCTGTCGATGATGTCGTCTGGTACCAGGATGAGTTCATCGCTCCAGCCCTTCAGGCGCTGGAAGACAACGTTTCTTTCACCAACGCTTTTTACCTTATTCCAGGGTCATAATTCATCATCAGGCGCACTCGCAAATGCGCCCTGTGATGACCTTAGCAATCGTCTTCCGGCAGAGTTACAGTTCGACATGCTGACATGCAAGCTTTCTGCATTTCGGTATTCGCCATGGCCATCCACCGTGGAACTGCGCCTGTTTCTTTTGTAGTGTCCAGCAGGGTAAGGAAATGGCGGCTTATATCCCTGAGCCGGTTCATCTTATCAGTCCCGTCGTGTGAAAGTGTCCGAGCCCCCTTAACGGTGCAGCTGCCCTGGGATTGTTCTTCGCTCATATTCACTCCAATAGAAAAACCGCCCGTAGGCGGTGCTTTTATGTTATGAATTTTCATGTTTTTTGAGCTTGTTATGCAGTGCCAAACAAATCACACCAACACCTATAAATGTCAGGAATCCATATCCAAGCAAATGAAACAACCATATCCCTGCAATTCCTCCAGCCAGAAATGACAATAAGGTGAATGAATGTAGCCGGAGTCTTTCAAGATAAAGTGGAGCATCTTTTGGAGACTCCTTTCATCTTAGCACATCGAAGAGCGTGGCCAGCTCTATACCGATGTCCGTAGATGTTCCTGATATATGAGTTGTCCTTACACGCGCATTAGATATGCGAGTTACGACGGCATTCTGTAAGCCCATTAGAAAACTCAGGCACAAAATAAGTAATACTTCAGGCGAAAGCGGAGCCAGCCAACTCTCAACAATACCCAACAAAACCAGCCCCACACCTTCAATAATAATGTTGAAAGCGTACACCGACCGGTTGTTCTTTCTGCGTCCTGCATTAATAAGGATTGTGGAAAATGCAGAGCCGGCAATGAAAATGCATACGATAAACAGAAAAAAATGCCAGATGTAAAGTTGATTTTTGCAAGTTGATCCGACAGTGAAGAAACGTTACCGGTCATATTGGCAGAAAAAAAACCTACAATTTCAAATGCTGCTGTATTCAGGGCTCCAGCAACGGCAGCGAGCGTACAAGCGAGTTGTGTATCTGCAACGTTACTACGAGAATTCTCAGTGCTGATTAACATGTAACCTGCTTTGTTCAACTAGGGTAAACACATGATCTGCTCATTTCTAATCAGTAACAAGATGAAAAATGCACACAAAGATTTAATAGGTAACCCTTACTACGTTGTACAACGCTTTCTGAATTCAGATGGATCTGCTTCCAGATGCGTAATATATTGTCGGGAAATTCTGACCTTCTATCCGTCGATAAATTCCACCTGTCAGGCGCTTCGCGAAATATGCCGCGGCCTTTTGGAGAATGGTAAGTGCCTCTTCCTTCTCTGCCAGTTGACGCTTCAGGCAGGCAATTTCAGCAGCCTGTTTGTTTTCCCTGTTGAAATGGTCATTTGCTGCTGTTTGCTGCGCCAGTTATAGCACTGTGACTCATACAGGCTGATTTTTCGCGCTGCGGCGACCACGCCATTACGCTCAGCCAGTTTGAGGGTTTCGTCATGCATTTGGGCATATGCTGCTTACGGGCCCTGCTCTGTTCCCGTTACGATTTGTACCCGGGAAGAGCGAAAACTATATTCCAGTATCATGCGGCGCTTTGCGCCCGGACATAAGATATATTATCCTGACCGGGTAGCGGCTATTGATTTCTCTCTTCACAGATCCGCACATGACAGGCTTTTGGGCATACTTTCTGCGCAGCAATGACCATCTCTGGAGCACAGATGTTCGATCTCAGGTCTTATACGATTTTGCTTAATGAGGCATTTGATACTGGCTATCATAACGATGATCTGTACAGGCTGCTGCAGGCCTTTCTGACCGGCGAGAATGAACCGGTCAGAGTGGTCACTGCTGATACCTCTGAACTCCACCGCACACTGAATAACAATCGTGTCATGTATGCTTTCACTTGCATAATGGGCGGCAGCGTGCGCCTGAATACCTGTTTTCGTCAGCAGGTTACTCACCTGGGCAGGGTTGACTTCTCTCTGCTGACCACACAGGAAGGTCTCTGCCTCGGTATCCGGTTTGACGGTGTGGTTGCCTGCGCCGTCAGTCCTGACGGGAAGGGAACCACTGTTTCAGCGCTCCCACAGGTGAGACACTGATGATGCCGTGCCTTTATGAGGATCCGTGCTGCTTATGACCCGACAGGCCTTACCGTATCGTAAATTTATTCTGGCTATTGCAGGCGTTGCTCTTTGCGGCGCGCTGCTTCAGGCACGCGCGGACGGGCGTCTTGTGTCGGCTCTCAGCATCACGCTGGTCTCTTCAGAGCCCGTGGCCTTCATGAGAATAAGCTGTATGGGCGGAGAGTCCCTGTTCATTTCTGTGGAATTTCCGGCAGGCTCTCTCAATCCGGACGCGCTCAGGGTGCCAGGTGCAACCGGTGCTGACACGCGCTGGATAACGAGTGGTGACACAGGACGGTCCGTAAACATTGTGTATTCTGCCATGCCACGGGCACTCCTGAGGCGGCTTGCAGCCGGCAAACCGGTGAAATATGTGTTTACCGCCGGGCAGTATGCTTTTGATACGCGGGGGCTGCAGGGCTGGCAGCGTAACCTGCCAGCTGCATGCAGATGAGCGGGAGAACAGAAAAAGCCAAACGCGGTTAAAGTTATCCACAGAAATGGTGGATAACTGCTGTACAAACGGCCTGAGACCCATCACTGCATGCGCAACAGCAGACGGGTGATGTCGGTAACTGACAGTGGCCGCGAATAATAATATCCCTGCCCCTGGTCGCAGCCAGCCGCTGTCAGCACGTCTGCAGTTGCCCGATCCTCAACGCCTTCGGCAATGACGGTATACTCAAGTTCTTTAAGCATGCGGATGATGTTAGTGGCGATGGTACGGCTGCGGCTGTCGACGGCAATATCGCTCACCAGCACACGGTCAAGTTTGATAATGTCCAGTGGCATCCGGTGCAGGTAGCTGATGTTGTTGAAACCCGCGCCAAAATCATCGAGTGCAATCCTGAACCCGCGTTCCCTGAGCGCCAGCAGCGCCGCAACCGCCCCTTCTTTCTCCACTATTTTTTCCGTTTCCAGACATTCAATATCAAGAAGTGCCGGTGCCAGTCCGGCCTGCCTCATCCCCTCAGAAAGAGCGGCAGCAAAACCATCGCGTGAAAAATCACTCTCGCTGAGATTCACGGAGACCGGCACGGCACAGCCAGCCTCCTGCCAGCACGCCAGCTGCGCCATAGCGGTCCGTATGACCCAGTCAGCAAGCACGGCGTGCAGACGTGTACGGGCAGCGGAAGGCAGGAAGGCGTCCGGAGAAAGCATACCGCGCGTCGGATGTCGCCAGCGGATAAGGGCCTCCAGACCGGTCAGTTCGCCCGACTTAAGGGATATTTTGGGCTGGTAAACCAGACAGAGTCCGCTCCCGCCGTGCAGAGCAGTCGCGAGGTCATGCATCAACCGGAACTCCCCGTTACGGTGTCCGTCGGTGAGTGCATCAAAGCTCCGTACGCCGCTGCCGGAGGAGATGGCCTCATGTAGCGCACTGGTCGCACGACGAAGCCCTTCCTGCGCAGAAACGTCAGCCGGAGTGAAACACGCCTCACCGACATTAATTGTCAGATCAACAGCAATACCCTCTTCTATCTGCGCCGTGACGCCCAGTAACCGCGTACTGAGGATAGCGGCGGTCAGCGGACAGGTCTCTTCAGTCAGCACGGCATAGCGTCCGGAAGCAACGGTATACAGCTTGCCCCCGGTCGGCAGGCTGAGACGCAGGGACAATAGCCTGCCGACGTCCCTGAGCAGGGCTTCGACCGGCAGCATACCCAGTGAGCGTTCCAGCTCGCTGGCTTTATGCATATCAATACAGTCGATAATCATCAGCCGCAACCGGTCAGCGCCACACATTACCGCTCTGTGCTGCAGTTCACGTATCAGTGCCTGACGGTTGGGCAGACCGGTGGCCGCATCCGTAAAGCCGGCTGAATGCCAGGTCTCCAGAAATGCCATCACCAGACCGGCCAGTTGCTCAAGTATTCTGCGTTGACGTGATAAAAACCGGTGCGGTCGTGTATCGGTGACACAAAACGTACCCAGAAGTATCCCCTCAGCGGTCCGCAGCGGGGCGCCGGCATAAAAACGGACGTAGGGCTCCCCCGTGACAAGAGGATGATCTGAAGATCGCGGATCCTTAAGCATGTCAGGAATAATAACGGTTCCTTCGCTCTCCATAACATAGCGGCAAAACGCGTCTTTACGCGGAACCCTCCGGACGGGGATATTCTGAGAGGCAGTAATGTACTGCTGGCTGTCATCCAGCACTGAAATGAAACTGCCCGGCATACCCAGAGACTCCGCAGCAAGATGCACAAAATCATCGAGGATCGCATCCCGGCTTTCGTCAGGCGTGCGCAGTACCCTGACGGCCTCCAGACGTTGCGCTTCGTCACCATTCAGATTAACAAGCATTTTTTCTCCTGGAGTAGTAGTGGTTAAGCAGACGCTCAGAGATACCGTTGCCCGAATATTTACTGGCTGGTCCGGGGCATCAGCACGCCAGTAGGCCTCATGTTTAGGTGAAAACCGCAGGGAACAGTTACAGCTTATACTGGCCGCAACACAATGGTTATCGATCCCTTATTGTACAGATGTTACTGAATTTAATAAGAATACCACTACTCCTGGCGTTCCGGCTCGTCAATGTTATTCACCTGTAATGACCTTAAAAATTTTTCTACTTAACAGTGTTGGTTTGAGCTCAGGACCGGCCGTCATAATGGCATGGGCGGCTATGAGTTTCCGGCCTTGTCTTCAGTTTATGTATCAATGCGCTCCATAATACCGATACAGTCCGGTCAGGCAGGACCAGCGCGGCCCCGTCCGGAAGCACCCGCTGAAAAATCTGCTGTTGAGCGGAATTTCGTTTTGCCGACTGTCGTTCCGGATGTGGGGGCATGCCTGGTCGTAAAATTTTCCTGTCACCAGCCGATAACCTGACTGAGAATCATACAAGTCTCCTTAAGAGACATCAGTACGGCCCGTCGGCAGCGGTTTTCTGCCAGCGATCTTACCAGTATTTCTGGCAATGTCAGTCTGTTCCTCGTCTCCCGGGGAGCAGTACAGCACCTTGCTTTTTGCAGCGCAGCTGCGCCAACAACAGGCTGAAACTATCCATGCTTATCAATCTCAGTGGAAATGAGGCACAGCGGCAAAAAGCCACTGACGCGCTCAAAATGCCCGACGACAGCCGGGATGCCATATTAAAACAGTTTGCCTGGCTTGCCAGCGAGTCGCTGGGGATCCCGGGCAGTTTCATCTCCGTTATTGATGAACATCATCAGTTCGTACGGGCTGCGCATAATTTCGCGTTATGCCGGACGTCGCGGGAAGATGCGTTCTGCCGTCATGTGGTGGACAATGGAAATGTTATGATTGTGCCCGATACCCTGCTTGATCCGAACTTCGCTACGCATCCGCTGGTCGTTGCCCCGCCCGGCATCCGGTTTTATGCCGGCGCACCGCTGGAAAATCGCGAAGGTGTCATCCTGGGTACCCTGTGCGTGACGGACCGGAAGCCACACAGGTTCCCGCGTAAAAAAGTCAGAATGCTGACAACACTGGCACGCCTGGTGATGGCATTTCTGGAGACCTGGCATTCAGCCGGCTTTACGGATGCGGCCACCGGTCTGCCCAACCGTCAGGCACTGATACGTCAACTGCGGCTCCTTGCCACTGATGCTGATATCGTTCCGCTTCGCCTGACGTTAATTGACTGCATTGATATGTCCCGTGCTTATGAACTGGCGCGTGCACTGGGTATGACGCCGGTGGAAGCGCTGCTGCGCAACATCGGTACCCTACTGCGGGACAGACTGGCGCTGGCGCCAGCCGATGTGCTCTATGCCGTGGCCACCGGCCGTTATGCCATTCTGGCTCCGGCAGACGACCGTTTCTCAGCACAACGCGTTGTCGAAGAGCTGCGCGACGTCATCGCCCGTCCTGAGGATGGTGTGGCGATGGACCTGACCATTCATACCGGTGAAGTCTGTTTTGAACCCGCTGTGCTGCCGGCGCAGGAGGTGTTACGGCGTGCGGTCAGCGCGCTGCATGAGGCCATCAGCCTGCATGTCGGTGCGCGGGAATTTGATGAGTGCAGTGATATCCGGCGCAACGGTGATTTCAGGCTGATGAACGATCTGGCCGCGGCCCTGAAAACCGGGACCGGTGGTCTCTATCTGGTTTACCAGCCAAAGATTTCTCTTCGGGGCGGTCACCCTGTGGGTTTTGAAGCGCTGATCCGCTGGCGGCATCCGGTGCGGGGTGAGCTTTCCCCGGCGGAGTTCCTGCCTGCGGCACAGTTCACCAATCTGATGGACAGATTAACCGACTGGGTTGTCGCCGAGGCGGTTCGCCAGCTGAAGCGCTGGTCTGATGACGGTCGTGCCCTGCCGGTGTCGGTCAATGTCAGTGTCAGTGACCTTGCCCGTAGTAACTTTGTCAGCATGCTGCATACCCGGATAAACGGCGCTGGCCTGCCGGCGTCTCTGGTGGGCATTGAATGTCTGGAAACAGAAAAGGCCACGGAAAATCCGGCAGCCCTGGCGAACATGGAGCGACTCAGGCGGAGCGGTTTTCGAATTTCTCTGGATGATTTCGGTGCCGGCTACAGTAATATTGGTTGTCTACGGCAGATGCCGGTTGATGTTATCAAGCTTGACCGGGCACTGGTTGCCGGTCTGACGACCGATCCCGGCAGCCGCATTATCGCCGCCGCCGTTATCCGCATGCTGAAAGAACTGAACTATGTGGTGGTGGCCGAGGGCGTGGAAGACCGGGAAACGGTGAGTTTGCTTGATGATTACGGGTGTGACCAGGTACAGGGCTTTTACTTTTCCCGCCCGCTGACGCCGACAGAACTTGACAGCTGGCTCCTGCAACAGACACCCCCTGCAGGTAAGGTTCCGCTACCGGCCTCCGGCGGTTGTTTACTCCCCGCCTGGCGGGATCCCGCTCCCTGAGTTGCCTGGCGGGAGCGGACCCTACGGAAAAACCGCGCCGGTTTTCTGGTAAGGTTAACTGTTATCACCCCACCAACAGCCGCTTGTCAGCCCGGGAGCAGGCTCATAAACGGGCCTGAGCGGCAGGAATGATTGCCGGTGCGTGAGAAAGTTGTCAGGGCTGAATTGAAAAAAGTTTTATCTCCGTTCACTGCTTACCGGACAGTAGATGAGTGGCATTATCCTGACCCCAATGATGCTGCTGACCGTACAGCCCCTTTCCCTGCGGGATGATAGGCATGCTTGTTATCGCAGGCTGACTCATACAACGGACTGAAATCCGGGCATCGCACAGCGCGGATTGGTATACAGTGTGGTACAGAAACGTAACGTTAAGTTTATAAGCACATTCTGGTTTATTATCGCCCTCCTGGCCCTGACCATTGTGCTGCCTGGTTTGCTACCATCCGGATAGCCCGGCCTTTTGAGCATCTGACCACATCCAGCAATGGCAGGGATAACGTTGCCATTCTCAGGACACTCGCGGGCATCGCCTCCTTATACGCGGAGGCAGAGCGACTTCGCGGTGTCCTGGCCTTCCATGTACAGCTGATATTGATACAGGTCTGGTTCTCAGTGATGGAGCGATGACCAATTCCCTGTCCGGCCTGAAGAACCGTCATGGCTTCAGCGTCCGGAATCAGGTATATCCTCAGATCGGTATGCACAGCATCATTGCCATCGATATAGATCACAGCGACAGCTGCCGATACCATGCCAGCGACAGGGTGCTGTTCAGTCTGGCGGCGTTACTTCGTTTCCTGAGTCGCAGTGGTGAGGTGGTGCTTCGTTTCGGCGGTGAAGACTTAATATTTTTTCTGTCTCACACCGTTGTTGCGGGAGGGCTGATGCTCGCGAAATGTGTTCGCCAGACCGTTGCAGCACTGACCTTCCCGCATGCGGAGCGCGTTATTCACCCGGCAGGGGGCCGGTGATGATATGGAGAGACTGTTACGCCGGGCGGGTGAGGTGTTCTACAGGGCGGAAAAAGAGGGACGTATCGTGTCATCGCTGATGGATATGCGCGCAGAAATAGATGACGGTTAACACCGGACGCAACGCTTCTGATGTGGTATCCGCCGGTACGGTAAACCGTACCGGCCTGCCAGAAAATTGACATGCTCCGGATACAGTTTAATATTTTTGATGCGTGCCCGCAGTCTCGCACCTGTGATAATACCGCACTTCAGCGAGGCGTTGCCCCCTCTTTCGCTGAAAGCCGTCGCCGAAGCGGACAAAGGAGTCTTTTTGGATAAACAGGTATCTCATTTTCCCGTCGCTGTGCAGACTAACATCCGTGAGCTCCGTCTGGCTGCAGGTCTCTCGCAGGAAGCAGCGGCTGAGCGTTGTGGCCTTAGTCTGCGTGTCTGGCAGACCAAAGAATCTGTATCAAAACCCGGGCTGCTGAGCCAGGCAGAATATGAAATGCTTCTGTTACTGGCCGGGTGTCACCCTTATTACCCGTTACACAGTGTTCACTGACATAGTTAAACCAGTCAGGTGACATCAGTAACAGCAAAAAAACATATTTTCAGCGACTTAAAAGCGGCTGGAAGACTGTGGCGAATGGATGTGCAAGATCACAATCTGATAAGGACGCTAATTTGTAAATTAAATTAATGTTATTTTTCTGTATGCCGATAACTGTAATAAGCATGCCGGGCCTGAGAATATCACGCCTTAAATGTAATAATCATTGTACAATCAGAGGCTCAATGCATATGAAACGTCTCAGTATCGGCAGTTATTTTATGGACCTGAAAGTCAGAACAAAACTCGGTCTCAGTTTTTCCATTGTCATTGGGGCTTTAATTATTACGGCCCTTGTCGCTTCAGGTTGCCTTGATACCATTCAGGATAACTCTGCCCGTCGAAGTTTGACTATAGAAATGAACAGTACATTCGGTAATGCCCGTCTCAATCGCACTTTATACCAGTATACGAATGAGCAGGAATACGCCGATAAAAACGCGGAGGCTCTTAATAAATTGCAAGTCCAGTATCAAAAACTTACCGAATTTAGCTGGGATGTAGAAGGTAAGAAACACCTCAGCGATATTGAATCAGCAATGAAAGCTTATGGAATACAAAGAAATATATTAGTTGATTACATGCAGCGGATGATGGAACAGGCGGCAAGATTGCAACAATTTAAATATCTCAGTCTTGCAAAGGAAATGGACCTGCTCGTTGAAAAAAATGCACCAGACCCGACAACTGCAACAGATCTACAGCGTCTTTCGTCTCAGCTCAAAGAAATAAACATCCTGATTATTGCTTTTACAAAAGTCCCTGACGGTAAAGGACTTAAAACGTTAATTACCGCACTTGGGGCTGCCAAAGATACCGTGAACTTTCTCAATAATAAAAATATACCAATCTTATCTGCTGTTACCGCCCCAACGCAGGATGTTCTTGGTAAGGTTTTACAGATGATATCCCCTTTCGAAATATTATGGTCTGAACATCACCTGGCGGCAAAAACTCTTGTTAAGAAAGGAGAGGCATTCGACGCCTCACTTTCAAGAATGTTTGATTACCAAAAGGAAGTATCTGCAGATTTTATTCGAATAGCACGCGTAAAAATAGGATTAATATCTTTAGTTGCCGTCATTCTTAGTGTATTATTCGCATGGCGTATAACGCTGAGTATTACTCAGCCGCTGTCTGATACCCTTGCTGTAGCACGTAAGATCTCCACTGGGGATCTAAGCCAGACTGTTATTTCGGAGCGTAAAGATGAGCTCGGATTATTAATGAATGCAGTCAACAGCATGAGATCGAAACTGGAAGAAATTATTAGTAACGTTCGCAACGGTGTGTCAAACGTCAACAATGCTGCTTCTGAAATAGCTATGGGTAATGAAGATTTGTCTTCACGGACCGAAGAGCAGGCTGCAGCTGTTGTACAGACGGCGGCAAGTATGGAACAGCTTACATCGACGGTAAAACTTAACAGCGAAAATGCGATTTATGCCAGTCAGCTTGCCAGTGAGGCATCGTCACAAGCCACCCAGGGCGGTATGGTCGTCAGCGGTGTTATTAATACAATGGACCAGATCAGGAAAAGTTCCTCCCGTATTTCAGAAATAACCCAGGTAATTAATGGTATTGCTTTTCAGACAAATATATTGGCTCTGAACGCTGCCGTGGAAGCTGCACGGGCCGGGGAAGGTGGTAGAGGGTTTGCAGTCGTTGCAGGGGAAGTGAGAAATCTCGCTCAGCGAAGCGCCATTGCTGCAAAAGAGATTGAAAGTCTTATCAAGGATTCGGTCAGTCAGGTTAATTCGGGCTCGGCCCAGGTCGATACAGCAGGCAGAACGATGCAGGGTATCATTCATTCCGTTGGACAGGTTAATGATATCATGAAGGAGATAGCCACCGCCTCGGATGAACAAAACCGTGGAATTAGCCAGATAAGTCAGGCGATGACTGAGATGGATACAACCACCCAGCAAAATGCTGCACTGGTCGAACAATCCGCTGCAGCAGCCGGTTCATTACAGGAAGAGGCAGCGCGGTTAGAAAAAGCGGTATCATTTTTCAGAAACTATGCACCCAATATATCTGTGGAACCTTCTTTTGCCCGACAAGAATTGCCCGTACCCCATAAAAAGATCTCCTCTGTCTCAGATAAACACTGGAAAGCATTTTGAGTGAGGTGCCAGCCCAGTGAGATTCAACAGTGAAAAAATATGCTTAATATATTTTTTAGATAGCTTGTGATTCAGGTAAGAAATTTTTATTTTTCAGGTGGGCAAAATCTATGACACTAAAGCCTTGACGACTGTAGTGACAAACTTAATCTGCCCACCTGACAGTAATCTCTAAAGCGTATTCCCCTCGCCTCAATCGCTCACCTTGAGCGATACAAAAAATCATTCTTTGACCTTGTCCGTAATAAAATTTAACGAGGTGATTCGATTGTCTGGTTCTCTGAAAAGTAGCTACAACCTGTATTATTTACACCTGTGATTAGAGTGAGGAAAGAAAGAGAAAAACGGTTTCTGAGCCGGCTGCCAAACCGTCCGGATTCTGTAGTGCCTGAGCCATGAGCCATGAGCCATGAGCCATGAGCATTGTATGAATGACCCTGGCCAATTGTTTATTTTACATTAAATAAAATGTGCCCGGCTTGAACCGGGCACATAGTTTTTAGACAAATCTGTTTCTGCCTGCCTGCCATGCAAAATAAGCCTGAACCAGGGAAATCAGAAGCATACACATGAGGGTGGAACCCCAGGTACGGGTATGGCCATGCAGTATGCCTGCGAGGTAGGGCCCCAGAGCCCCAATCAGATAACCAATGCACTGTGCCTTACCGGACAGCTGACCCGCCTGGCTGTGTTCCCGGGCTCTCAGTCCAA
The window above is part of the Erwinia pyri genome. Proteins encoded here:
- a CDS encoding diguanylate cyclase; its protein translation is MTNSLSGLKNRHGFSVRNQVYPQIGMHSIIAIDIDHSDSCRYHASDRVLFSLAALLRFLSRSGEVVLRFGGEDLIFFLSHTVVAGGLMLAKCVRQTVAALTFPHAERVIHPAGGR
- a CDS encoding helix-turn-helix domain-containing protein gives rise to the protein MDKQVSHFPVAVQTNIRELRLAAGLSQEAAAERCGLSLRVWQTKESVSKPGLLSQAEYEMLLLLAGCHPYYPLHSVH
- a CDS encoding DUF7681 family protein, which encodes MKIHNIKAPPTGGFSIGVNMSEEQSQGSCTVKGARTLSHDGTDKMNRLRDISRHFLTLLDTTKETGAVPRWMAMANTEMQKACMSACRTVTLPEDDC
- a CDS encoding sensor domain-containing diguanylate cyclase; amino-acid sequence: MLINLSGNEAQRQKATDALKMPDDSRDAILKQFAWLASESLGIPGSFISVIDEHHQFVRAAHNFALCRTSREDAFCRHVVDNGNVMIVPDTLLDPNFATHPLVVAPPGIRFYAGAPLENREGVILGTLCVTDRKPHRFPRKKVRMLTTLARLVMAFLETWHSAGFTDAATGLPNRQALIRQLRLLATDADIVPLRLTLIDCIDMSRAYELARALGMTPVEALLRNIGTLLRDRLALAPADVLYAVATGRYAILAPADDRFSAQRVVEELRDVIARPEDGVAMDLTIHTGEVCFEPAVLPAQEVLRRAVSALHEAISLHVGAREFDECSDIRRNGDFRLMNDLAAALKTGTGGLYLVYQPKISLRGGHPVGFEALIRWRHPVRGELSPAEFLPAAQFTNLMDRLTDWVVAEAVRQLKRWSDDGRALPVSVNVSVSDLARSNFVSMLHTRINGAGLPASLVGIECLETEKATENPAALANMERLRRSGFRISLDDFGAGYSNIGCLRQMPVDVIKLDRALVAGLTTDPGSRIIAAAVIRMLKELNYVVVAEGVEDRETVSLLDDYGCDQVQGFYFSRPLTPTELDSWLLQQTPPAGKVPLPASGGCLLPAWRDPAP
- a CDS encoding methyl-accepting chemotaxis protein → MKRLSIGSYFMDLKVRTKLGLSFSIVIGALIITALVASGCLDTIQDNSARRSLTIEMNSTFGNARLNRTLYQYTNEQEYADKNAEALNKLQVQYQKLTEFSWDVEGKKHLSDIESAMKAYGIQRNILVDYMQRMMEQAARLQQFKYLSLAKEMDLLVEKNAPDPTTATDLQRLSSQLKEINILIIAFTKVPDGKGLKTLITALGAAKDTVNFLNNKNIPILSAVTAPTQDVLGKVLQMISPFEILWSEHHLAAKTLVKKGEAFDASLSRMFDYQKEVSADFIRIARVKIGLISLVAVILSVLFAWRITLSITQPLSDTLAVARKISTGDLSQTVISERKDELGLLMNAVNSMRSKLEEIISNVRNGVSNVNNAASEIAMGNEDLSSRTEEQAAAVVQTAASMEQLTSTVKLNSENAIYASQLASEASSQATQGGMVVSGVINTMDQIRKSSSRISEITQVINGIAFQTNILALNAAVEAARAGEGGRGFAVVAGEVRNLAQRSAIAAKEIESLIKDSVSQVNSGSAQVDTAGRTMQGIIHSVGQVNDIMKEIATASDEQNRGISQISQAMTEMDTTTQQNAALVEQSAAAAGSLQEEAARLEKAVSFFRNYAPNISVEPSFARQELPVPHKKISSVSDKHWKAF
- a CDS encoding bifunctional diguanylate cyclase/phosphodiesterase — encoded protein: MLVNLNGDEAQRLEAVRVLRTPDESRDAILDDFVHLAAESLGMPGSFISVLDDSQQYITASQNIPVRRVPRKDAFCRYVMESEGTVIIPDMLKDPRSSDHPLVTGEPYVRFYAGAPLRTAEGILLGTFCVTDTRPHRFLSRQRRILEQLAGLVMAFLETWHSAGFTDAATGLPNRQALIRELQHRAVMCGADRLRLMIIDCIDMHKASELERSLGMLPVEALLRDVGRLLSLRLSLPTGGKLYTVASGRYAVLTEETCPLTAAILSTRLLGVTAQIEEGIAVDLTINVGEACFTPADVSAQEGLRRATSALHEAISSGSGVRSFDALTDGHRNGEFRLMHDLATALHGGSGLCLVYQPKISLKSGELTGLEALIRWRHPTRGMLSPDAFLPSAARTRLHAVLADWVIRTAMAQLACWQEAGCAVPVSVNLSESDFSRDGFAAALSEGMRQAGLAPALLDIECLETEKIVEKEGAVAALLALRERGFRIALDDFGAGFNNISYLHRMPLDIIKLDRVLVSDIAVDSRSRTIATNIIRMLKELEYTVIAEGVEDRATADVLTAAGCDQGQGYYYSRPLSVTDITRLLLRMQ